The following proteins are encoded in a genomic region of Chthoniobacterales bacterium:
- a CDS encoding dihydroorotate dehydrogenase-like protein, with amino-acid sequence MNLTTNYLGLTLKHPLMPGASPLVDDLDMVRRLEDAGASAIVMHSLFEEQIALEQRGYANAVESYLDSFNEAGSFLPEADDFALSPGQYLEQLRRIKDAVDVPVIASLNGTTIGGWIRMASEMERAGADAIELNYYHLPTDPVQTATSVENEAVEVLRSVRRSVAIPVSIKLSPFVSSLPNFARKLAAAGSSGLVLLNRFYQPDIDIENLEALPTLKLSDSSELRLRLRWLAILFSRVEGSLAVSGGVHTATDAIKAIMAGADAVQMVSALLKHGPEHLGVVLREMRQWLEEHDYDSLDQLRGSMSLRHCPDPSAYERANYMRILQGWRV; translated from the coding sequence ATGAACCTCACTACGAATTATCTTGGTCTCACCCTCAAGCATCCGCTCATGCCGGGCGCGTCGCCGCTCGTCGACGACCTCGACATGGTGCGCCGCCTCGAGGATGCGGGCGCCTCCGCCATCGTGATGCATTCGCTCTTCGAGGAGCAGATCGCACTCGAGCAGCGGGGCTACGCGAATGCGGTCGAGAGCTACCTCGACTCCTTTAACGAGGCGGGAAGCTTTCTGCCGGAGGCCGATGATTTCGCCCTGAGTCCCGGCCAGTATCTGGAGCAATTGCGGCGCATCAAGGACGCCGTGGATGTGCCGGTCATCGCATCGCTCAACGGCACGACGATCGGCGGATGGATCCGCATGGCGAGCGAGATGGAGCGCGCCGGCGCGGATGCCATCGAGCTGAACTATTACCATCTGCCCACCGATCCCGTGCAGACCGCGACGTCCGTGGAGAATGAGGCGGTGGAGGTCTTGCGCTCGGTGCGGCGAAGCGTGGCGATCCCGGTGTCGATCAAGCTTTCGCCGTTTGTCTCCTCGCTGCCGAATTTTGCGCGCAAGCTCGCGGCGGCCGGATCGAGCGGACTCGTCCTTTTGAACCGCTTTTACCAACCCGACATCGACATCGAGAATCTCGAGGCGCTTCCGACGCTGAAGCTATCCGACTCGTCCGAGCTGCGCCTGCGCCTGCGCTGGCTGGCGATTCTTTTCAGTCGCGTCGAGGGCTCGCTCGCGGTGAGCGGGGGTGTGCATACGGCCACGGATGCGATCAAGGCGATCATGGCCGGCGCGGATGCGGTGCAAATGGTTTCCGCATTGCTGAAGCATGGCCCGGAGCACCTCGGCGTCGTCCTCCGGGAAATGCGGCAATGGCTCGAGGAGCACGACTACGACTCGCTCGACCAGTTGCGCGGATCGATGAGCCTGCGCCATTGCCCGGATCCTTCGGCATACGAACGCGCGAACTACATGCGCATCCTCCAGGGATGGCGCGTCTGA